One Mugil cephalus isolate CIBA_MC_2020 chromosome 10, CIBA_Mcephalus_1.1, whole genome shotgun sequence genomic window carries:
- the fjx1 gene encoding four-jointed box protein 1, giving the protein MRAVSANLFALLILCALASVFYVWSALEERLERHKRRFPNPGAGSFHQGLPVDLSAKTFRALLAVPAAQRPHLGGRLEARNLTDRPDSAGSRDYHVNGDNKGSTRRAGSVKLGSPVENGIFWSGWLEDFLPAGFTEGYARAWRERARTYRVVKLEPGCGRISNRLATFADGTKACVRYGINADQVQGETLTYYLASLLGITNVPPLILSQLNSDSEQWAAVRTQIDGLHWSDRAVVSLTEWISNLTGVVTPAPLRQESAGLHPVLEELWNKTTPQLLELMQWTDLVVLDYLTANFDRLVSNLFSLQWDSRVMERDTNNLLRTAQGDLIFIDNEAGLVHGFRVLNMWEKYHNTVLSSVCVFRKRTAQRVAELHRRRDSRQKLLELYRDSEPLSQELGFLSDEHAGILQDRIDRLYKHIIHCRGKYSQL; this is encoded by the coding sequence ATGAGGGCTGTCTCAGCAAACTTGTTCGCCCTGCTCATCCTGTGCGCCCTCGCAAGTGTTTTCTACGTCTGGAGCGCACTGGAGGAGCGTTTGGAGCGGCACAAACGGAGGTTTCCCAATCCGGGCGCAGGGTCTTTTCACCAAGGTCTCCCCGTGGATCTCTCCGCTAAAACTTTCCGGGCATTGCTTGCCGTGCCAGCGGCACAAAGACCGCACTTGGGGGGCAGACTCGAGGCTCGCAACCTCACCGATCGACCTGACTCTGCGGGAAGTCGAGATTACCATGTGAATGGGGATAACAAGGGGTCAACGCGGCGGGCGGGCTCGGTCAAGTTGGGCTCCCCGGTGGAGAATGGGATATTTTGGAGTGGGTGGCTGGAAGATTTCCTCCCCGCGGGCTTCACGGAGGGATATGCCCGGGCATGGCGCGAGAGAGCGAGGACGTACCGGGTGGTGAAGCTGGAGCCTGGATGCGGCAGGATATCCAATCGGCTCGCTACTTTTGCGGATGGCACCAAAGCGTGCGTGCGTTACGGGATAAACGCGGATCAGGTGCAAGGCGAAACTTTGACGTATTACCTTGCCAGTTTGCTTGGCATCACAAACGTGCCTCCTTTAATACTCTCCCAGCTGAACAGTGATAGTGAGCAGTGGGCGGCCGTCAGGACGCAGATAGACGGCTTACATTGGAGTGACCGAGCCGTGGTCTCTCTCACCGAGTGGATCTCCAACCTGACCGGGGTGGTAACACCTGCGCCGCTCAGACAGGAGAGCGCCGGGTTGCACCCCGTGCTGGAGGAGCTCTGGAACAAGACCACACCGCAACTGCTGGAGCTGATGCAGTGGACCGACCTGGTCGTGTTAGACTACTTGACTGCAAACTTCGACAGACTCGTCAGCAATCTGTTCAGCCTGCAGTGGGATTCGCGTGTAATGGAGAGGGACACCAACAATCTCCTGAGAACAGCGCAGGGTGACCTCATATTCATAGACAACGAGGCCGGACTCGTGCACGGGTTCCGGGTGCTAAACATGTGGGAGAAATATCACAATACGGTCCTgagctccgtgtgtgtgttcagaaaaCGGACCGCGCAGCGCGTGGCGGAGCTGCACAGGCGCAGAGACTCCAGGCAAAAGCTGCTGGAGCTTTACAGGGACAGCGAGCCTTTGTCTCAGGAATTAGGATTTCTCTCCGACGAGCACGCCGGCATCCTCCAGGACAGGATAGACAGATTATACAAACACATTATACACTGCAGAGGAAAGTACAGCCAGCTGTGA